One Spinacia oleracea cultivar Varoflay chromosome 4, BTI_SOV_V1, whole genome shotgun sequence DNA segment encodes these proteins:
- the LOC110775137 gene encoding uncharacterized protein: MSSSKELWSWRCLSASGNHLKGEGGEKERVEEREKMAEERGQAVEKREKEVEERILAVEERSRAVVDRELGVEKKEKEVEGRSRAVVDRELGVEKREKEVEEWRRAVVEREMGVEKREKEVVERENEVEERNLWVEKREMEVEEREVKVEDREKELMEANVRRELTKAKILGLREAEIKEEWNRLELKEKEFDERCQVLEAKKSQIVKREGDIELERREIDERCRWLEAKEKRILEREDDIYSKKKNVKSQMRQFKKFRVKEKHRTIEPPVLHWPSAHFRLPEQFRPPTAGIGPSCTYAPGYFVGDQVPYRPRQT, translated from the exons ATGTCATCTTCGAAGGAGCTTTGGAGCTGGAGGTGCCTTTCGGCTTCGGGGAATCATCTGAAGGGCGAGGGAGGAGAAAAAGAGagggttgaggagagagaaaagatggCAGAGGAGCGTGGGCAGGCGgtggagaagagagagaaagaggtggAGGAGAGAATATTGGCGGTGGAGGAGCGGTCGAGGGCGGTGGTGGACAGAGAATTGGGAGTGGAGAAGAAAGAGAAGGAGGTGGAGGGTAGGTCGAGGGCGGTGGTGGACAGAGAATTGGGAGtggagaaaagagagaaagaggttGAGGAGTGGCGGAGGGCGGTGGTGGAGAGAGAAATGGGagtagagaagagagagaaggaggTGGTGGAGAGGGAGAACGAGGTGGAGGAGAGAAACTTGTGGGTGGAGAAGAGAGAGATGGAGGTGGAGGAAAGGGAAGTGAAAGTGGAGGACAGGGAGAAGGAATTGATGGAGGCTAATGTGAGAAGGGAATTGACGAAAGCGAAGATTTTAGGATTGAGGGAGGCGGAAATTAAGGAGGAATGGAATAGGCTGGAGCTGAAGGAGAAAGAGTTTGATGAGCGTTGTCAAGTGTTAGAAGCGAAAAAGAGTCAAATTGTAAAGCGTGAAGGAGATATTGAGTTGGAAAGGAGGGAGATTGATGAGCGTTGTCGATGGTTAGAGGCGAAAGAGAAGCGAATTCTTGAGCGTGAAGATGATATCTATTCAAAAAAGAAGAATGTGAAGTCTCAAATGAGGCAGTTTAAGAAATTTCGAGTGAAAGAGAAGCATAGAACCATTGAACCTCCTGTCTTGCATTGGCCAAGTGCACATTTTAGGCTCCCTGAACAGTTTAGACCTCCTACTGCTGGAATCGGCCCTAGTTGTACTTATGCACCTGGATATTTTG TTGGGGATCAGGTGCCATACAGACCGCGACAAACATAA